The Aliidongia dinghuensis genome includes the window AACTCGTTGATGACCTTGCGAGGCTCCGGAACGATTTCTTCGTGCTCGGGCAGTTCCGGTTCGCGGCGGATGCCCGAATTGGCGGGATCCTCGGTCGAGGAGACGGATGGTGCGCCGATGATCGTGCCCTCCCACTCGCCGGCGGTCACCACGGAGATCTGGGGCGCCGCGGAATGGCCAGGCCGAGCGAGACGCGGCGGCGGAAGGATGCGCGTCGTCAACTGGGCGTCCTCGAAGTATCGGATCTTCTTGGCCCGGATCGGGTTGCAGCCTGAGACCAGCACCAGCTCGTCGTCGTGCGGAAGCTGCATCACCTCGCCGGGGGTCAGGAGCGGCCGTGCGGTTTCCTGACGCGAGACCATCAGATGGCCGAGCCACGGGGAGAGCCGGTGGCCGGCGTAATTTTTCATCGCACGCATCTCGGTCGCGGTGCCCAGCGCGTCGGAGACGCGCTTCGCCGTCCGCTCGTCGTTGCTCGCGAAGCTGACGCGGACATGGCAGTTGTCGAGGATGGAGTTGTTCTGGCCGTACGCCTTCTCGATCTGATTCAGCGACTGCGCGATCAGGACGCTCTTCAGCCCATAGCCGGCCATGAAGGCGAGCGCGCTCTCGAAGAAGTCGAGGCGCCCGAGCGCCGGAAATTCGTCGAGCATGAGCAACAGGCGCTGGCGGCGCCCTTTGGCCTGCAGGTCCTCGGTGAGGCGCCGGCCGATCTGGTTCAGGATGAGCCGGACCAGCGGCTTGGTCCGGCTGATATCGGACGGCGGCACGACCAGGTAGAGGGTGGCGGGCGCCTTTCCGCCGACCAGATCGCGGATGCGCCAGTCGCATCGGCGCGTCACGGTCGCGACGACAGGGTCACGGTAGAGCCCGAGGAACGACATCGCGGTCGAAAGGACGCCCGACCGTTCGTTGTCGCTCTTGTTGAGCAGCTCGCGCGCCGAGCTCGCGACAACAGGATGCACGCCGGCCTTGCCGAGATGCAGCGTGGTCATCATGGCGCGGAGCGTGGTTTCGATCGGACGCCGCGGGTCGGACAGGAAGTTGGCGACGCCGGCCAGGGTCTTGTCCGGCTCAGCGTAGAGGACATGGAGGATCGCGCCGACGAGAAGCGAATGGCTCGTCTTCTCCCAATGGTTCCGACGTTCGAGCGCGCCTTCGGGGTCGACCAGCACGTCGGCGATATTCTGGACGTCGCGGACCTCCCACTCACCGCGTCGCACTTCGAGCAGCGGATTGTAGGCGGCGCTTGCCGCGTTAGTCGGATCGAACAGGAGGACGCGGCCGAACCGCGCCCGCCAGCCGGCGGTCAGCGTCCAGTTCTCCCCTTTGATGTCATGGACGATCGCGCTCCCCGGCCAGGTCAACAACGTGGGCACGACAAGGCCGACACCCTTGCCGGATCGAGTCGGCGCGAAGCAGAGGACGTGCTCGGGACCATCGTGCCGGAGATAGGCGCCCTGCCAGCGGCCGAGCATCACCCCCTCCTGATGGATCAAGCCAGCGGCACGGATGTCCTTCGCATCGGCCCACTGGGCGGAGCCGTATGTGGTGACCCGCTTGGCCTCGCGGGCGCGCCAGACCGACAGCGCGATCGCGACGACGACGGCGGCGATCCCGCCGGACGCCGCGATATAGGCGCCTTCGACGAAAATATCGCGGGCGTAGGCGTCGTAGGCGAACCACCACCAGAAAAAGGCTGGCGGTTGGTAGATCGGCCAGCCCAGGATGGTGAGCCACGGGTGTCCCAGTTCGGGCTGATAGGCCAGCCGCCACGCCACCCACTGCGTCGCGCCCCATACAAACGCGAGCGCGACGGCGCTGACAGCGAGGATCTGGCCCCAGAGGATCTTAGTCGCATTCATGGCGACGAAAGATCAGGACTGTTTCACGACACTGCTGCAATAGCGGAGAGATATCGTTAGGCGCCTAGGATAAGGTAGAATGCAAATCGGACAAATTTACGTGGTCGGCAATCGACCAAAGCCGGTCGTTCAGTTCAGCTACCGCGAACGTCCGCTCCTGACAAAAGCTGTCGTAAAACGCTCCGAAACGGACTGTCAGGAAGCGCGCCCCATTGCGGCATTCGGGTCCTAGATCCCCGATCCTAGAAGCTGCCATTGAGCCTGTAAGGTCCTGCGGCGAAATCGTCCCATATCCGAGGGCCTTGTCGGCCTTCGCGCTGTTCGGCTTGTCGGAAGAGTACACAGCGGTTTGATGGGTGCGCGAATTGTCGGGTGGCGCAATAAGGCGCGTCGGCGGCTTGGCACTCTAGCGCCAATAGTAGGCGTCCTGCCGTGCCGCATCCGTGCCGCTCGGCGACCGGTCGCGTGCCGCCTGCGCGACGCGATTGTGGCTTAACAGGAGAAACATCAATATCATCACACAGGGGTCTGCAATGAAAAAGGTGATTCCGAACGGCACTGCGATCAAGCAGCTCAGAGAACAGCTCGAGCGCCTGTCGACGCAAAAGGAATTCGCAAACGCGATCGCCGCTAGCGTGCGCATGCTGCGTAAGATCGAAAATGAGAACACGCCGATTTCGGTGGTTCTGCTCGATCGCATCGCCAAGCTATTCGGCGTCCATCGCGACGTTCTCGCCGCGACGCCTCTGCCGCTCCCGGCCGCCGGGGCGAGTTCTGACGCCGATCGGCCGCCCCTGTTCGAGGACAAGGACCAGCTCATCCCGCGCCACGATTGGGATTATGCGCAGGCGACATCGGACGAGGGCAAACTCTACGACGAAGCCGCCAGCTCGCACGATCTCGCCTGCGTGATCGAGATACCGTTGACCGACGAAACCGGAGGCTACGCGCAGGAGCTGGTCGACCTCCTCACCGGGCTCACCTGGTCCCGGCGCGACATATTGGTGGACATCCCGCCCTCCGATCAGATCGCCATTCGGCGGCGCATCCGCCAGCTGATGGTGATGCTGCGCGGCAATGACATCTGGATCTACCAGACCAAGGTCTATCGTCGACTGCCCGAACGCTACGATCTCCCGCCCGAGTACGAGCCCGCTACGCACCAATCGCGCTTCGTCATCGCACTTGGGCCGCCGGGAGAATATGGCGAGACGTCGATGCGCGTGCCGATCGACCATGGCCAGCCCTTTATTCTTCCTTCGTGGAAGAAGTTCATGGCCAAGCAGGAGGTCGCCTCGTGCTGACCGCGATCAAGCGGATCAAGGGCCTCGGCGTGTTCGGCGACTTCACCGCGCCCGCCGACCTGC containing:
- a CDS encoding conjugal transfer protein TraG; translation: MNATKILWGQILAVSAVALAFVWGATQWVAWRLAYQPELGHPWLTILGWPIYQPPAFFWWWFAYDAYARDIFVEGAYIAASGGIAAVVVAIALSVWRAREAKRVTTYGSAQWADAKDIRAAGLIHQEGVMLGRWQGAYLRHDGPEHVLCFAPTRSGKGVGLVVPTLLTWPGSAIVHDIKGENWTLTAGWRARFGRVLLFDPTNAASAAYNPLLEVRRGEWEVRDVQNIADVLVDPEGALERRNHWEKTSHSLLVGAILHVLYAEPDKTLAGVANFLSDPRRPIETTLRAMMTTLHLGKAGVHPVVASSARELLNKSDNERSGVLSTAMSFLGLYRDPVVATVTRRCDWRIRDLVGGKAPATLYLVVPPSDISRTKPLVRLILNQIGRRLTEDLQAKGRRQRLLLMLDEFPALGRLDFFESALAFMAGYGLKSVLIAQSLNQIEKAYGQNNSILDNCHVRVSFASNDERTAKRVSDALGTATEMRAMKNYAGHRLSPWLGHLMVSRQETARPLLTPGEVMQLPHDDELVLVSGCNPIRAKKIRYFEDAQLTTRILPPPRLARPGHSAAPQISVVTAGEWEGTIIGAPSVSSTEDPANSGIRREPELPEHEEIVPEPRKVINEFEPEEDTDDEVQRQRIMERNFGTVRQQTAIDPADDLGM
- a CDS encoding helix-turn-helix transcriptional regulator yields the protein MKKVIPNGTAIKQLREQLERLSTQKEFANAIAASVRMLRKIENENTPISVVLLDRIAKLFGVHRDVLAATPLPLPAAGASSDADRPPLFEDKDQLIPRHDWDYAQATSDEGKLYDEAASSHDLACVIEIPLTDETGGYAQELVDLLTGLTWSRRDILVDIPPSDQIAIRRRIRQLMVMLRGNDIWIYQTKVYRRLPERYDLPPEYEPATHQSRFVIALGPPGEYGETSMRVPIDHGQPFILPSWKKFMAKQEVASC